In Reichenbachiella agarivorans, one genomic interval encodes:
- a CDS encoding FAD-dependent oxidoreductase: MREIKTDIAIVGGGVAGFAAAMSAAEFGVSVILLEKENELGGNAVLSNVGTICGAYYHADAVETISPVDHPFLKKVLQDIVAQPIIHHDGLVVVPYRVNALRQYMEEQLKLSAVQVHYGANVIESQLQNHRISSIVMEAGGETIRLLAKSYVDCSGRGVLSGLAGLEMIRSATYQRASQVFKVKGVTSSSEYALNFAIRKTLFQTMGDKTNTLVNTTVIPGSLVGDCVDLKFTLPCHVTDQTTQDSLNELGRKLVGQVFSIIQSRLESFAKASIDCIYPQAGIRVLQRSKGHYILTENDVLTGRKLEGSPVIATWPIEEWDQSGRAQLSNIADHGFYHIPLDCLQSCFAENLYFAGKNISATDRAIGSARVIGTCLQTGYEAGKLALNFSRFHDESKSPLDKK; the protein is encoded by the coding sequence ATGAGGGAGATTAAGACTGATATCGCAATTGTTGGTGGAGGAGTCGCAGGTTTTGCAGCGGCAATGTCTGCTGCCGAATTTGGTGTCAGTGTCATACTATTGGAGAAGGAAAACGAATTAGGAGGCAATGCTGTCCTGAGCAATGTCGGGACGATTTGTGGGGCATATTATCACGCAGATGCTGTCGAGACTATTAGTCCTGTTGATCATCCTTTTTTGAAGAAAGTCTTGCAGGACATAGTGGCGCAACCGATTATTCATCATGATGGATTGGTGGTCGTTCCTTATCGAGTAAATGCACTGAGGCAGTACATGGAGGAGCAGTTAAAACTGAGCGCTGTTCAAGTACACTATGGTGCGAATGTAATCGAGAGCCAGCTCCAGAATCATCGGATCAGCTCAATAGTCATGGAAGCAGGTGGAGAAACAATCAGGCTTTTGGCCAAGAGCTATGTAGATTGCAGTGGTCGCGGCGTACTGTCTGGTTTAGCTGGATTGGAGATGATCAGGTCTGCGACTTACCAACGAGCTTCTCAAGTATTCAAGGTCAAAGGAGTCACCTCTTCCAGCGAATATGCTTTGAATTTTGCGATCCGCAAGACCTTGTTTCAAACCATGGGAGATAAAACCAACACCTTGGTCAATACGACGGTGATCCCGGGTTCGCTAGTAGGTGATTGTGTGGATCTGAAATTCACTTTGCCATGTCATGTCACAGACCAGACTACACAGGATTCTCTCAATGAATTGGGTAGAAAGTTGGTAGGTCAAGTGTTCTCAATTATTCAATCCAGGTTGGAGAGTTTTGCGAAGGCAAGTATCGATTGCATCTATCCTCAGGCAGGTATTCGTGTGTTGCAGCGATCCAAAGGGCATTATATTTTGACTGAGAATGATGTGCTCACTGGCAGGAAATTGGAAGGGTCTCCTGTCATCGCTACTTGGCCTATAGAGGAGTGGGATCAATCAGGTAGAGCGCAGTTGTCCAACATTGCCGATCATGGCTTTTACCACATCCCGTTGGATTGTCTCCAATCCTGCTTTGCGGAAAATCTCTATTTTGCAGGCAAAAATATTTCTGCCACTGACAGGGCAATAGGCAGCGCCAGAGTGATCGGTACATGTTTGCAAACAGGCTATGAAGCAGGAAAGTTGGCGCTTAATTTTAGTCGTTTTCATGATGAATCAAAGAGCCCTCTTGACAAGAAATAG
- a CDS encoding acyl carrier protein: MAKQQISQQEEQIKSDLIEFIKSEILDASIEIDADTPLSDAGVDSFSVIELVLFLERKHGITIQEKDMLPQNFKSVASLAQCAVKSI; the protein is encoded by the coding sequence ATGGCGAAGCAGCAAATAAGTCAACAAGAGGAACAAATCAAGTCAGATCTCATCGAGTTTATCAAATCCGAAATATTAGACGCATCCATCGAGATCGATGCAGACACACCTTTGAGTGATGCTGGCGTGGATTCCTTTTCTGTGATTGAGCTGGTGTTGTTTTTGGAGAGGAAACACGGAATCACCATTCAGGAAAAAGATATGCTGCCGCAAAACTTCAAAAGTGTGGCATCACTGGCACAGTGTGCCGTCAAATCCATCTAG
- a CDS encoding ABC transporter permease codes for MQRLIATLIKELKLLAHDRTGMTVLFVMPMMLVIIMTVIQNEAYKSLNESGIPVLLVNHDIDSLGIAIEKGFAKNPMCDLTIDRGERFDDVDKVRERVLQGEYLVALIIPKGATERLRSDLGDMMDSYLDGDSVIQVEQAFTEIHFEIITDPLARESFVMAMSSGLKEVVASIKTKVFFQIVTSKINGVLGSTNEVSFPDDDFFVFKETNAAAGENEAYVPNAVQHNVPAWAIFSIFFIVLPLAGSIISERTTGVFVRMHTFPGSYLSILSGKIVTYIGIALLQFVMVLALGKFVLPWMGLPVLYIGEHWAALLALTLSVSVTAVGYGFLIGTVFDTPQQSAIFGGISVLIMSALGGIWVPLNIMPEHMQQIANISPLNWALKGYYELFIKSGDWYDIQWQVLKLTLFFVFSVSLSYYFHKIKRRTN; via the coding sequence ATGCAGAGATTAATCGCGACACTGATCAAAGAACTGAAGTTGCTGGCGCATGACCGCACAGGCATGACTGTCTTGTTTGTGATGCCGATGATGCTGGTCATCATCATGACAGTGATTCAAAACGAAGCATACAAAAGTCTCAATGAATCGGGCATTCCCGTGTTGCTAGTCAACCATGACATAGACAGCCTCGGGATTGCGATCGAAAAGGGCTTTGCCAAGAATCCGATGTGTGATCTGACAATAGATCGTGGCGAGCGCTTTGATGATGTGGACAAGGTACGTGAGCGGGTGTTGCAGGGAGAGTATCTGGTGGCGCTGATCATCCCCAAAGGCGCGACGGAGAGACTGCGCAGTGACTTGGGCGACATGATGGATAGCTATCTCGATGGAGACTCAGTGATCCAAGTGGAGCAAGCCTTTACCGAGATTCATTTCGAGATCATCACCGATCCCTTGGCGAGAGAGTCCTTCGTGATGGCCATGTCCAGCGGCCTCAAAGAAGTAGTCGCCAGTATCAAAACCAAGGTTTTCTTCCAGATCGTCACCAGCAAGATCAATGGCGTACTGGGCAGTACCAATGAGGTCAGTTTTCCTGATGATGACTTTTTTGTCTTCAAAGAAACCAATGCCGCAGCGGGAGAGAATGAAGCCTACGTCCCCAATGCCGTGCAACACAATGTGCCAGCTTGGGCGATTTTTTCGATCTTTTTTATCGTGTTGCCATTGGCGGGGAGCATCATCAGTGAGCGCACTACGGGGGTTTTTGTGCGGATGCATACTTTTCCAGGGTCTTATTTGTCCATCCTATCTGGCAAGATTGTGACCTACATCGGGATAGCCTTGCTGCAGTTCGTGATGGTGTTGGCACTGGGCAAGTTTGTGTTGCCATGGATGGGGTTGCCAGTCTTGTATATTGGAGAGCATTGGGCAGCGTTGCTGGCATTGACTTTGTCGGTATCAGTCACAGCGGTAGGCTATGGTTTTCTGATTGGGACGGTCTTTGATACACCACAGCAGTCAGCGATCTTTGGAGGGATCAGTGTGTTGATCATGTCAGCCCTAGGTGGTATCTGGGTACCGCTCAACATCATGCCAGAGCACATGCAGCAGATCGCCAACATCTCCCCACTTAATTGGGCACTCAAAGGCTACTACGAACTCTTCATCAAATCAGGTGACTGGTACGATATCCAATGGCAGGTTCTCAAATTGACTTTGTTTTTTGTTTTTTCAGTTTCACTTTCTTATTACTTTCACAAGATCAAAAGAAGAACAAACTAA
- a CDS encoding ABC transporter ATP-binding protein produces MISQDCITITGLTKHYQKSSRPALNGIDLRIREGEVFGLLGPNGAGKTTFFSTLCGLIELGEGEVILQDLSIRQDLGRIKQIIGVVPQDIALYPTLSGRDNLLFIGRMYGLKGAELKQRVDSCLDDFGFDANRHLAVKKYSGGMKRKINLIGGILHRPKILLLDEPTVGIDVHSRRGILEKLKAINQTDKATIIYTSHHMEEAEQFCDRVAIIDEGEIIQVGVPRELVTAGNCQNLEELFVQLTGKKIKD; encoded by the coding sequence ATGATTTCCCAAGATTGTATCACGATTACTGGCTTGACCAAGCACTACCAAAAAAGCAGCCGCCCCGCCCTCAATGGGATCGATTTGCGCATCCGAGAGGGAGAGGTATTTGGTCTCCTCGGACCCAACGGCGCTGGCAAAACAACGTTCTTTTCCACGCTGTGTGGTTTGATCGAGTTGGGGGAAGGAGAGGTGATACTACAGGATCTGTCCATCCGTCAGGATCTAGGTCGCATCAAGCAAATCATTGGGGTCGTGCCACAGGACATTGCCCTGTATCCAACGCTATCTGGTCGTGACAACCTGCTGTTCATCGGTCGCATGTACGGATTGAAGGGTGCCGAACTCAAGCAGCGAGTGGATAGCTGCCTCGACGACTTTGGCTTTGATGCCAATAGGCATCTGGCTGTCAAGAAATATTCTGGTGGGATGAAACGCAAAATCAACCTGATCGGAGGCATCCTCCACCGCCCTAAAATCCTCTTGCTCGATGAACCCACGGTGGGTATCGATGTGCATTCGCGGAGAGGGATTTTGGAGAAACTCAAAGCCATCAACCAAACTGACAAAGCGACCATCATCTATACCTCTCACCACATGGAGGAGGCAGAGCAGTTTTGCGACCGGGTGGCAATCATCGACGAGGGAGAGATCATCCAGGTGGGCGTACCCAGAGAGCTGGTCACTGCGGGCAACTGCCAAAATCTGGAGGAACTATTCGTGCAACTGACAGGTAAAAAAATCAAGGACTGA
- a CDS encoding porin family protein, giving the protein MNISINKALIVVLIILSSFGASAQFNFGLKGGLNVSNFNVNSEQGDPYKDHYESQASFHFGIFGLYDITDKVFVQGEVNYSVKGFKYPENDIIGRSNNDGEVKLNYLSIPLLFGYSLTSKLSVLIGVELNSLLSSKDISELGEAEAIWIETKDFGIAGGIQYDITEKINLSARYVHGLTSQAEVIINPDLATYKNRLLQLSLAYKFK; this is encoded by the coding sequence ATGAATATATCAATCAACAAAGCATTAATTGTCGTTCTAATAATCCTATCTTCATTTGGAGCATCTGCCCAATTCAACTTCGGGTTAAAAGGCGGTCTAAACGTCTCTAATTTTAATGTCAATAGTGAACAAGGAGACCCATATAAAGATCATTATGAATCTCAAGCTTCGTTCCATTTTGGGATTTTCGGTTTATATGATATAACGGATAAAGTCTTTGTTCAAGGGGAGGTCAATTATTCAGTCAAAGGTTTTAAATACCCAGAAAATGATATAATAGGTCGATCAAATAATGATGGAGAAGTCAAATTGAATTATCTAAGTATACCCTTACTATTTGGGTATTCTCTAACATCAAAACTATCAGTTTTAATTGGTGTTGAACTTAATAGTTTACTCTCTTCAAAGGATATTTCTGAATTGGGTGAAGCTGAAGCAATCTGGATAGAAACAAAAGACTTTGGCATTGCTGGTGGAATACAGTACGATATAACAGAAAAAATTAACCTTTCAGCTAGATATGTACATGGATTAACCTCTCAGGCCGAAGTGATCATAAACCCTGATTTAGCTACATATAAGAATAGGCTCTTACAACTTTCTCTAGCATATAAATTCAAATAA
- a CDS encoding IS3 family transposase, whose protein sequence is MKANHDKHSVEKMCRVFKVSRSGYYRWLHHKPSKRYKQRKQLMEDIKKVHLSSKQRYGSPKVTDDLQDMGWKVSRQRVARIMRAEGIRSIVVKKFRGVTTDSKHSFPLAENHLNRDFHAEGPGQKWVSDITYIPTKQGWLYLTIVMDLYDRKIVGWSLSTTMTTQATVLAAWKMAIKNRPITKALLFHSDRGVQYAAYAFSDHLKREGVKQSMSRKGNCWDNAVAESFFKILKSEMVSHVNYYSILQAKTQIFEFIEVWYNRKRKHAYLGYKTPDEFGEDNYSKCA, encoded by the coding sequence ATGAAGGCAAACCACGATAAACATTCCGTTGAGAAGATGTGTCGAGTATTCAAGGTAAGTCGGAGCGGCTACTATCGTTGGTTACATCACAAGCCTTCCAAAAGGTATAAACAAAGGAAACAGCTCATGGAGGACATCAAAAAGGTTCATCTTAGCAGTAAACAAAGGTATGGAAGCCCTAAAGTCACAGATGACCTGCAGGATATGGGATGGAAAGTTTCCAGGCAGAGAGTGGCAAGAATCATGCGTGCAGAAGGCATTAGAAGTATTGTGGTCAAGAAATTCAGAGGTGTTACTACTGATTCTAAACATTCATTCCCATTAGCTGAAAACCACTTGAATAGGGATTTTCATGCGGAAGGCCCAGGGCAAAAATGGGTGTCTGACATCACCTACATTCCCACAAAGCAAGGATGGTTGTACCTCACTATTGTCATGGATTTGTACGACCGAAAGATCGTGGGTTGGTCACTAAGCACGACGATGACCACACAGGCTACTGTATTAGCTGCATGGAAAATGGCAATCAAAAACAGACCTATTACTAAAGCCTTGTTATTTCATTCAGATCGAGGCGTGCAATATGCTGCGTATGCTTTTTCTGATCATCTCAAGCGAGAGGGAGTCAAGCAGAGCATGAGCAGAAAAGGGAATTGTTGGGACAATGCTGTTGCTGAAAGCTTTTTCAAAATACTCAAGTCTGAAATGGTCAGCCATGTCAATTACTACAGTATCCTTCAAGCTAAAACTCAAATATTTGAATTCATTGAAGTTTGGTACAATAGAAAAAGGAAACATGCCTATCTAGGCTATAAAACACCCGATGAATTTGGGGAAGATAATTATTCAAAATGCGCTTAA
- a CDS encoding transposase — translation MKRERRNFDKEFKMMVVNLVSSGKPTKEVAEELGIKPDLVRRWRREHEQYQEGSFSGQGNTNMTDEQKEIARLRKALLDAQEERDILKKAVSIFSKNDGKFSSS, via the coding sequence ATGAAAAGAGAAAGGAGGAACTTCGATAAGGAGTTTAAAATGATGGTAGTTAACCTGGTTTCATCAGGAAAGCCTACCAAAGAAGTAGCCGAGGAGCTGGGGATCAAACCAGACCTAGTCAGACGGTGGAGACGAGAACATGAACAATATCAGGAAGGGAGTTTTTCTGGACAGGGAAACACAAATATGACTGATGAACAAAAAGAGATAGCCAGACTACGCAAAGCGCTCCTAGATGCCCAGGAAGAAAGGGATATCCTAAAAAAGGCGGTGAGCATCTTCTCCAAGAACGACGGGAAGTTTTCTTCTTCATGA
- a CDS encoding cold-shock protein, which produces MSTGTVKFFNDSKGFGFITPDQGGKDVFVHVNGLTDEIAEGDKVSYDVEEGKKGLNAVNVEVI; this is translated from the coding sequence ATGAGTACCGGAACAGTAAAATTTTTCAATGACTCTAAAGGATTCGGATTCATCACTCCAGATCAAGGAGGTAAAGATGTATTTGTCCATGTAAATGGATTGACCGACGAAATAGCTGAAGGAGACAAAGTAAGCTACGACGTAGAGGAAGGAAAAAAAGGATTGAATGCAGTTAACGTAGAAGTTATCTAA
- a CDS encoding flavohemoglobin expression-modulating QEGLA motif protein → MTEKERIIAISDILDGATAHINILRNIAWPNQVQTDFFRNKAQKLPVVVYAPYDAKPVLDEVKKARNLLSGNDVIDQWAGRIADMLESSALLLQTRGTQEFFEHSTTMYGSPKDLLPDGESTALDLANHFGTLFENIKNFDLGTPPKDSVMPEYLAKKMKRAVKKMFGKLGPKIEMDDSISSNAIAGRRRIAINPNAIFSDKDIKQLIEHEVHIHVATSMNGMAQDQLKILAAGHSGTTETQEGLAVFSEFITGSIDLDRTRRLSDRVIATQMAIDGADFIQVYQYYLEKTDNPGKAFDGAKRVFRGGDVKGRAPFTKDIVYLQGLVRVQNFLTVAISTGKFEYINLLFCGKLDLSDIPALKQLNEMGLIRPPQYLPPWIVDKRYLLTHLTYTSFLSNKESSVLHDHYKSLLV, encoded by the coding sequence ATGACCGAAAAAGAACGAATCATTGCCATCTCGGATATATTGGATGGTGCCACTGCCCACATCAACATCCTGCGCAACATCGCCTGGCCCAACCAAGTTCAAACAGATTTTTTTCGGAACAAAGCCCAAAAGCTCCCAGTAGTAGTATATGCTCCATATGATGCCAAACCCGTATTGGATGAGGTCAAAAAAGCTCGAAACCTACTCTCTGGCAATGACGTCATCGACCAATGGGCAGGACGTATTGCTGATATGCTAGAAAGTAGCGCACTGTTGCTACAAACGAGAGGCACGCAGGAATTTTTCGAGCACTCCACCACCATGTACGGCAGTCCCAAAGACCTCTTGCCTGATGGTGAAAGTACGGCGCTAGATCTCGCCAACCACTTTGGGACACTGTTTGAGAACATCAAAAACTTCGACCTAGGCACACCGCCCAAAGACTCTGTCATGCCTGAATACTTGGCAAAAAAAATGAAACGAGCGGTCAAAAAAATGTTTGGGAAACTAGGTCCTAAAATAGAAATGGATGACAGCATCTCTTCCAACGCCATCGCTGGACGTAGAAGGATCGCTATCAATCCCAACGCCATCTTTAGCGACAAAGACATCAAGCAACTGATCGAGCATGAGGTGCACATCCATGTAGCTACCTCCATGAACGGCATGGCTCAGGATCAACTCAAAATCCTCGCAGCAGGGCACTCAGGGACGACAGAAACACAAGAAGGCTTGGCCGTGTTTTCTGAATTCATCACTGGATCGATAGATCTAGACAGAACCAGACGTCTGTCTGATCGTGTCATTGCCACCCAAATGGCCATAGATGGTGCAGATTTCATCCAAGTCTATCAATATTATTTAGAGAAAACAGACAATCCTGGCAAGGCCTTCGATGGTGCCAAAAGAGTCTTCCGTGGAGGTGACGTCAAAGGAAGAGCTCCCTTTACCAAAGACATTGTCTATCTACAGGGGCTAGTCAGAGTGCAAAATTTCCTAACCGTAGCGATCTCCACTGGCAAGTTTGAGTACATCAACTTGCTGTTTTGTGGCAAGCTGGATTTATCAGACATCCCTGCTCTCAAGCAACTCAACGAGATGGGGCTGATCCGTCCTCCACAATATTTGCCACCATGGATTGTTGACAAACGATACCTCCTGACTCACCTGACTTACACGTCATTCCTGAGCAACAAGGAATCGTCCGTTTTGCATGATCATTACAAGTCACTGTTGGTATAG
- a CDS encoding SDR family NAD(P)-dependent oxidoreductase, whose translation MNTKTVLILGANSDVAKEAIVQYLQHGCHVIAASRSIDALHRFVQDRSLDASKVEVLYFDAVDFASHAGFYQGIKTKPSIVLYAAGYLVDNQEALLDWDRTYQMMNVHYCGAVSILNLIVSDQENVGLERIVGLSSLSGVRGRKSNFVYGSSKSAFTQYLAGLRQHLYDRNITVNVIVAGYIRSKMTAGLDLTESLMLEPSYIARAVVHVGNQFVSVPGLKWKLIYHVLRWMPEQLVAKLP comes from the coding sequence ATGAATACCAAAACCGTACTTATCCTCGGAGCTAACTCTGATGTGGCCAAAGAAGCCATCGTTCAATACCTCCAGCATGGTTGCCACGTAATCGCTGCATCTCGGAGCATAGATGCCTTGCATCGATTCGTTCAAGACCGAAGTCTCGACGCATCTAAAGTTGAAGTACTGTATTTTGATGCTGTAGATTTCGCCAGTCATGCGGGATTTTATCAGGGAATAAAGACGAAACCCAGCATTGTACTCTACGCGGCGGGGTACCTGGTAGACAACCAAGAGGCACTCTTGGATTGGGATCGTACCTATCAGATGATGAATGTGCATTATTGTGGGGCGGTATCAATATTGAATCTCATCGTGTCCGATCAAGAGAATGTAGGTTTGGAGAGAATTGTAGGCTTGTCTTCTCTTTCTGGTGTTCGAGGACGGAAGAGCAATTTTGTATATGGGAGTTCCAAATCGGCCTTTACTCAATATCTAGCGGGGCTAAGGCAGCATTTGTATGATCGGAACATCACCGTCAATGTGATTGTAGCGGGATATATCCGTAGCAAAATGACCGCAGGTCTTGACTTGACCGAATCTCTGATGCTGGAGCCGTCATACATCGCCAGAGCCGTAGTACATGTCGGCAATCAGTTTGTGTCTGTTCCAGGACTGAAGTGGAAACTGATCTACCACGTACTGCGATGGATGCCAGAGCAGTTGGTGGCCAAGTTGCCCTAG
- the crtD gene encoding 1-hydroxycarotenoid 3,4-desaturase CrtD: MHKSVVIGAGIAGLASGIRLAAKGHSVDIYEANSTPGGKMRQQFAQGFRFDMGPSIVTLPHLIDELFVLHNKNPRDYFDYSLLNRPFKYYYEDGTVISAYADIERFAEEIENKTKDSKKSFYKYLKNIRRKYSITRPVFIERSIHRVKDILHHNVFLGILRFSKIEAFKSMDKANRNHFKDPKLVTLFNNYATYVGSNPFVAPATLNVIQHLEMSLGMYLPNRGIYSIVEALYQLAKDVGVQFHFNTKVEKIITEEKKAIGIIANGQALSYDIVVSNMDVYLTYRHLLPDTNPPRHVIQQAKSSSVIAFYWGINRVFEDLNVHNLLFTENQKEEFRSIYSDQKISSDPSLYLYISSKHVPTDAPRGKENWFVLITAPNNQGQDWNYIVSQARKDAIAKLNRVLKTDITSHIEYEDHIDPKSIETDLLSAFGSVYGNSSNSMFAAFLRHANFSRKIKNLYFVGGSAHPGAGIPMCLNSAKIMEQVLKQS, from the coding sequence ATGCATAAAAGTGTGGTGATAGGTGCAGGGATTGCTGGGCTAGCCTCAGGGATCAGGCTAGCAGCAAAGGGACATTCGGTAGATATATATGAAGCCAACAGCACTCCTGGAGGCAAAATGAGGCAGCAATTTGCACAAGGTTTTCGTTTCGACATGGGACCTTCCATCGTGACCTTACCACATCTGATTGACGAACTATTCGTCTTGCACAACAAAAACCCCAGAGATTATTTTGATTATTCTTTGCTCAACCGACCTTTCAAATATTATTATGAAGACGGTACCGTCATCTCTGCCTATGCTGATATTGAGCGGTTTGCCGAAGAGATTGAAAACAAAACCAAGGACAGCAAAAAAAGTTTTTACAAATACCTCAAAAACATCCGTAGAAAATACAGCATCACCAGACCCGTTTTCATCGAACGCTCCATTCACCGCGTCAAGGATATTCTTCATCACAACGTATTTCTTGGCATACTTCGATTCAGCAAAATCGAAGCTTTCAAAAGTATGGACAAGGCCAACAGAAACCACTTCAAAGACCCTAAATTGGTTACTTTGTTCAACAACTACGCCACCTATGTAGGCTCCAATCCCTTCGTGGCACCTGCCACCCTCAATGTGATTCAACACCTAGAGATGAGCCTAGGTATGTACCTGCCCAATCGTGGGATTTACTCGATCGTCGAAGCACTCTACCAGCTTGCAAAAGACGTAGGTGTACAATTTCATTTCAACACCAAAGTAGAGAAAATCATCACCGAAGAAAAGAAGGCAATTGGCATCATAGCCAATGGTCAAGCCCTCTCATATGACATAGTAGTTAGCAACATGGATGTTTACCTAACTTACCGTCATTTACTCCCCGACACAAATCCCCCACGACATGTCATACAGCAAGCCAAATCTAGTTCTGTGATCGCCTTCTATTGGGGAATTAATCGCGTATTCGAAGACTTGAATGTTCACAACCTGTTGTTTACTGAGAATCAAAAAGAAGAATTCCGCAGCATATACAGCGATCAAAAAATCAGCTCTGACCCCTCTCTCTATTTGTATATTTCTTCCAAGCATGTACCGACTGACGCACCGAGAGGAAAGGAAAATTGGTTTGTACTCATCACTGCGCCAAACAACCAAGGTCAAGACTGGAACTATATAGTGTCTCAGGCCCGAAAAGATGCCATAGCCAAACTCAACCGAGTCCTCAAGACTGACATCACCTCTCATATCGAGTATGAAGACCACATCGATCCCAAAAGCATCGAAACAGACCTTCTAAGTGCCTTTGGGTCAGTGTATGGCAATAGCTCCAACAGCATGTTTGCTGCCTTTCTGCGTCACGCCAACTTCTCCCGAAAGATCAAAAACCTCTACTTTGTGGGCGGCAGTGCCCACCCTGGAGCGGGCATCCCTATGTGCCTCAACTCAGCCAAAATCATGGAGCAGGTACTCAAGCAGTCCTAA
- the gcvT gene encoding glycine cleavage system aminomethyltransferase GcvT, with amino-acid sequence MTAKNITLNDLHVSLGGKMVPFAGFNMPVRYSSDKEEHLCVRENVGVFDVSHMGEFLLEGPHALDLIQRVTSNDASKIVDGQAQYSCLPNEDNGIVDDLIIYKMSDDKYFLVVNASNIEKDWNWISQYNTKGVKMTNVSDDYSLFAVQGPKAISALQKITKVDLSAIKFYHFNIGEIGGIQEVIISATGYTGAGGFELYVKNADAETLWNAVFAAGAEFGIKPIGLGARDTLRLEMGYCLYGNDIDDTTSPIEAGLGWITKFTKEFTNSAAILKQKEEGVDKRLVAFIMEDKGIPRGGYEIQDANGKAIGNVTSGTMSPSMNVGIGMGYVQTGFHTIDSEIFVQVRNKSLKAIITKLPLYKK; translated from the coding sequence ATGACTGCAAAAAACATTACCCTCAATGATTTGCATGTTTCCCTTGGAGGAAAGATGGTTCCCTTCGCAGGCTTCAACATGCCTGTGAGATATAGCTCTGACAAAGAAGAGCACCTATGTGTAAGAGAAAATGTAGGCGTATTTGACGTCTCTCACATGGGAGAATTCCTCCTCGAAGGGCCTCACGCACTAGACCTAATCCAAAGAGTCACTAGCAACGATGCATCCAAAATCGTAGATGGCCAAGCACAATACTCCTGCCTACCCAACGAAGATAATGGGATCGTCGATGACCTGATCATATACAAAATGTCAGATGACAAGTACTTTCTAGTCGTCAATGCCTCCAACATCGAAAAAGATTGGAACTGGATCAGCCAGTACAACACCAAAGGCGTAAAGATGACCAATGTATCGGATGACTACTCGCTGTTTGCCGTACAGGGACCAAAAGCCATCTCAGCCCTACAAAAAATCACAAAAGTAGATTTGTCTGCGATTAAATTCTATCATTTCAACATAGGAGAGATAGGAGGAATTCAAGAAGTAATCATCTCTGCTACTGGATACACAGGCGCAGGAGGGTTCGAGCTCTATGTCAAAAATGCAGATGCCGAAACACTTTGGAATGCAGTATTTGCTGCTGGTGCAGAATTCGGCATCAAACCAATCGGTTTGGGTGCACGAGACACTTTGAGATTGGAGATGGGTTATTGCCTCTATGGCAATGACATAGACGACACCACTTCCCCTATCGAAGCAGGTTTAGGTTGGATCACCAAATTCACCAAAGAATTCACCAACAGTGCTGCCATTCTTAAGCAAAAAGAAGAAGGAGTAGACAAAAGACTTGTCGCCTTCATCATGGAAGACAAAGGGATTCCTAGAGGAGGGTATGAAATCCAAGATGCCAATGGCAAAGCCATCGGAAACGTGACCTCTGGTACGATGTCTCCATCTATGAATGTAGGAATCGGCATGGGCTATGTACAGACAGGCTTTCATACTATAGACAGCGAAATCTTCGTTCAGGTAAGAAATAAATCATTAAAAGCTATCATTACCAAGCTTCCACTTTATAAGAAATAG